DNA sequence from the Arthrobacter crystallopoietes genome:
ATGTGGATACGGAATTGCTGGAGGAACTGGCGGACGCACTGGCGCACACCACCATAGCCTTCGCCACGGCCACTGCCGTGGAGGAATGAGCGGGCTTAACCCGGACGGCAGCGTGACTATCGGCCTCATTTTCCGAATCATGCAAGAGGTTTTTGTCAACCCCTGATGATGTCTTTGCCTCTTCGAAGGCCGAACTGGTTGTGCGCTCTTCCGGCCCGAGAATCCCTCGACTAACGTCAGCCACACGACCGGTGTTGGGGGCCATGCCGGGCGACATTCAACCGAAATCAGGGGAATGACGAAAATGAATCATCGTCGCAATAAGCGTGTCGGGGCGATAACCGCCGTCGTCGCTTTGGCACTCGGCGCCGGGCTGCCCGCCAACGCGGACAACGGAACGGACACGGAAAAGCTGCGTGAAGCCGTTACTGCTGATGGCATCTATAACCACCTTGAGCAACTCCAAAAGATCGCCAACGACAACGGAGGCAACCGCGCAGGAGCAACGGAGGGGTACGAGGCAGGGGCGGAGTACATCGAGTCCGAGCTGGAGGATGCGGGCTATGATCCGGTGCGCCAGTACTTCGACTACCAGCAGTTCATTGAACACACGCCCTCGGAGTTGGCCCAGGTCTCGCCGACGGAGAAGACCTATGTCAACGGAACCGACTTTACGACCATGGAGTACTCAGGTGCCGGCGACGTAACGGCCGCAGTAACAGCAGTGGATGTGAATTTCGCCGATCCGGCCGCCTCCACTAGCGGGTGTGAAGCCGCCGACTTCGAAGGCTTCACACCCGGGAATATCGCACTGATCCAGCGGGGCACTTGCACATTCGGAGTAAAGGCACAGCTGGCTGCGAATGCTGAAGCGTCCGCGGTCATCATTTTCAATCAAGGCAACGGGGACGACCGGAGCGGCCTCTTGAACGGCACGCTGGGCGAAGCGGTGGCAATCCCGACCGTCGGCACGACCTTCGCAGTGGGCCAGGATCTTGCCAAGGATCCGGCGACAACGGCAAGCGTCACGGTTGACGCCGAGGTCAAAGATTCCACCACGTTCAACATCCTGGCGGACACCGACGGACGCGCGGACCGCACCGTGGTGGTCGGCGCCCACCTGGACAGTGTGGCCGAAGGCCCCGGCATCAACGACAACGGCTCCGGCAGCGCGGCCATCCTCGAGACAGCCATACAGATGGCCGAGATGTACAAGGACGAAGACGGACCGCGCAACCGGGTGCGCTTCGCCTTCTGGGGCGCCGAGGAAAGCGGGCTCGTCGGCTCCACCTACTACGTCTCGCAGCTGAGCAAAGAGGAGATCAAGCAGCACGCACTCAACCTGAACTTCGACATGGTCGGCTCCACCAACTTCGTGCGTTTTGTGTACGACGGCGACGGCGATGCTTTCGGCCAGGTCGGCCCGAACGGATCGGCCCACATTGAACATGTCTTCAACGACTACTTCACCTCGCAGGGGCTAGCGTCAGCCCCGACGGCCTTCGACGGTCGCTCCGACTACGCTGCCTTCATCGCGAACGGCATTCCGGCAGGCGGCTTGTTTACGGGTGCAGAGGGAGAAAAGACGGCTAAGGAGGCGGAAAAATTCGGCGGTATGGAGGGGGAAGCCTATGACCCCTGCTACCACCAGGCCTGCGACGATATCGAAAATGTGAGCATGACGGCGCTGGATGAGATGTCCGACGCGATCGCGCACACCACGCTCACCTTTGCCGAGACCACTTCGGCAGTCAACGGCACGGCCAAGGGTGGCTCCAACACCGGTACTGCTGACATGAAGTTCAAGGGCAATGCCGCACAGAAGTAGCCGAAAATAACCCCAGCATTACAGCTAGCGGTTAGTGCCGCCGTCGTTCATCTGTTTCGGATGTTCGGCGGCGGCGTCCTCGTTGGCCATACGCCGGTATTCGAGGAACGCGTACAGGATTACCAGGCCCAGCGCCGAGCCATGGGTGTTGGCGAGCACATCCTGCATGGTCCCGAACCGACCGGGCAGGAACATGTCCTGGACCAGTTCGATCAGGAACGAGACGGCGAAGGCAGCCGGCACGGCGATCCAGCGGTAGCCCGCGCGCAGGAGGGTGCCGCCCAGCAGACCGATCGGCACGAACATCACAATGTTGGCGCTGGTCTCGACGAAGTTGTAATCGATCCAGTCCGGTGCGCCGAAGGAGTGCAGCTTCGCCAGCACCTTCAGGATGGTCCCGCTCGCATCGCGGTCCACCGGCGTTGGCCACAGGACGACCAGGGCCACTGTCAGCAGGTAGCCGATCAGCAGGAAGCCGGGCAGATGCCCGCGGCGCCCACCGGCAGGTGCGGTCAGCAGCCAGGCTTCGTTTTTGGCATCGTGCCTTCGCCGGAACCAGGACTCCAGCCCGGCCCAGGGCCGCGACCGGCGTATCGCCAGCACGGCGGACTTCAATCGTGCCGACAGTAGCGCCAGTTTCGTCCCGAACTCCTTACCCTGCATCCCCAACTTCGCTGCCCACGTCCCCAGCTTGGTCCCTAACGTTTGCCGCATCAAATCCTGTCCGCCGACGCCGCCTCCGTGGGACGGACCGGGTCACCGCCGTGGGCCGGAAGCAGGACCCTGAATGTGGTGCCCTTGCCGAGCTCGCTGGTGAAGTCGATTGTGCCGCCGTGCGCTTCCACGATCGCCTTGGTGATCACCAGGCCAAGGCCAACTCCGGGGATGGCTGCGCGGCGGACCGTGGGAGTGCGGAAGAATTTGGTGAAGACCCCGCCCCGGTCTTCTTCCGCAATGCCCATGCCGTGGTCCTCCACCTCGAAGCCGACGCTGCCCTCTGCCCGCCACGCACTGACGGTTACGCGGCCGCCGGCGGGGGAGTACTTGATGGCATTGGAGAGCAGATTGTCCATCACCTGGCACATGCGGTCATGGTCAATGAATGCCTCGAGATCGTCGGGGCTTTCATTTACCAGCACGACGCCGGCTTCCTCCGCCCGGGGCGTTGCCGAGGCCAGGCAGGAGGCGATGACCTCGGCCAGATCAGCGCTGCGTTGCTCGATCTTGGCGGGGCCGGAGGCGGTAGTGAGAAGGTCCGAGACGAGCTGGAGCAGCCGCTCTGCATTGCGCAGCGCCACGCTCAGGCATACGGCCATGGATCCGTCCGGATCCTTCAGCTGGGTTTCTTCCAGCGCCAGATCGAGGTAGCCGATGATTGAGGTCAGCGGTGTGCGCAGCTCGTGCGACACGCTGGCCACGAAATCGTCTTTGGCAGCCAGGGCGTTCACCAGATCCGTGACATCGCTGAAGGCAACTACAGAACCGGCGAAGGTGCCGTCGTCGTCCCGCATGGATCTGGCGGAGATGGACATGGCCCGTTGCTGCTTGCCCTCGCCGATCCAGACCAATTCGTCGGAGAAGGTCTCCCCGCGCACGGCCCTCAGTACCGGCCGTTCCTCCGGCGGGATGGGCGAGGTGCGGTCCGGTTTATACACGTGCAGCTGGCGTTCGTTGGGGTCATTATTTCCCGGGGGAGCGGCCAGCATGTGGTTCTGCAGCTGGCGCCGGTTCATCAGGATGTCGTGTCCGTCCTTGTCCACGGCGACCAGGCCGACGCCGACCGTGTCCATCATCGTCTGCATGAGCCTGGAGCGGTCCCTGGTTTCATCCAGAACAGCCTGTAGTTCGCGGTCTTTGGCTTCAAGAACTCCCTGTTTGTCCGTCTCGCTCAGGCTGAATATCGACGCCGTAACGCAGATGGCGAGCATGATGATGGGAATCAGGAAAGGATCGGCCAGCCCGGCTGCAGTGACCGGTTCACCGGAGGTCAGGACTGGTACCCAGACCAGCAGCAAGGGTGCGAAGAAGCTGATGATTCTGGCGGTAACTGGCGCAATGCCGGACCATGCCAACCAGAACACCGGGAAAACCGCCAGCATGCTCAGCCCGCTCAGCGACTCCGCCCCGCCTGTCCTCAGCGCTGCCACGACAACGAAATCCAGCAGTGGGATGACCCAGTAGGTGGGGTAGGGCAAACGATCCCAGGGGACCAGAAAGCTGGCTGCCGTCAGAATTGCCAGCATGATTAGCCCCGCCTGGAAAGCGACGTTGTCAAGGGTGGTCGGGAAGAAGATTGCCGCCACCAACGCCACCAGGGCCACGCAAATCACCAGCGGCATCTGGCTCAGGAAGACGCGGTACCGCAGATTCAGCTCATGAAACTGCTTCCGCACGCCGATCATGGCCAGCGCGTTTTTGACGACTGCGGACATGTTCCCCGGTTTCCTGTTGCTGCAGCAGATGAGACCTGATACCCGGCACAGCCTGTTCTACCCGCCGGAAATTCAGTATAAAGGTGGAGCTGTCCCGTTCGGGCAATGCTAGCCCGTCAGCGCCGGAAAAACTGTCCGTGGTGAAAGGTATAATACGAACAGTTGTTGCATCGAGGTGCATCATGGGTGTGCGGGCAAAAAGTTCGGGGGGATTTTGGAAGCATCACGGGTAGCGGTCATTGTTGAAGATGACCGGGACATACGGGACCTCATCGAGGCTGTTCTGATTCAATCCGGCTTCGAGGTCCATGCTGCGGCGAGCGGCGAAGAAGGCGTACAAGCCGTAGAGAAACACGACCCGTCCATTGTCACTCTGGATCTTGGTCTGCCGGATATGGACGGGTTCGAAGTGGCCCGCCGGATCCGTCTCTTCAGCGATAGCTACATCATCATGCTCACCGCCCGTGCCGAAGAGCTGGATACTTTGCTGGGCTTGGAATCCGGCGCCGATGACTACATCACCAAACCCTTCCGCCCGCGCGAACTGCGGGCCCGCGTCGCGGCCATGCTCCGGCGGCCACGTATGGGCGACACTGGTGCGCGTTCCCCGGGGCAGGCGCGGGTGCCGGCTGCACCGGTCAATGGACCGGAGCAGCCGGGAGACAATGGTCAGGCTCAGGTGGCCGAACCGGCGACTAATGGAAACCAGGCCGGCACTTACTCGCACAATGGGCTTCTGCTGAACCACCGCACGCGAACCACCGAGGTCGACGGCCAGGAGATTGAGCTGACCCGTACGGAGTTCGACCTGCTTCAGGCGTTAATGGAAAGTGGGCGCGTTGTGCGCACGAAGACGGACCTTGTCCGCCGGCTCCGCTATGAGGATTATGACACCGGCTCGTTCATCAGCGATGCCGATATGCGTGCTATCGAGGTCCATATCGGTAATCTGCGCAGGAAGCTGGGCGATAATTCGCGCGAGCCGCGCTGGCTGGAGACGGTTCGTGGAGTCGGTTACCGGCTAGCCCCCAAGACTCTCCGCTAACCGACCCCGCCGCATCCGAGCGACCGGCTTAGCCCTCCCCAGGTGCCGGACTGCTTGACGCACTTTAAATGCCGCGATCACCCGTCTGCGGTTCCAAGTAGTCCGCTTGTAGCTGGACCATGGTGGCGCAACCGCACGCCCTGATCTCTTCGAACAGGTCCATCGTGCAGGAAGTCCTGATGTCCTCACCCAGACGGAGGAGCATCACTTGCAGGTTTCCTGCCAACTGGGACAGCCTTCCGGCGCCGGCCATCGCGCTGGAAACCTTCACGCTCAGGACTACGTCCATGGCCGCTTTTGCATCGGAAGCCTGGATAGCTTGGCGCAAACGGGCTTGCCTCTCATCCCAGGTGCCGATGAAGCTCCCGACGAATGTACGGCAGGTCTCTTCATCCTCTAGCTCAGCCGCGAGTCGACGTAGCGCTTCCAGCGAGACAAGCGGCGCAACTTTCGGCATATTGCTACCGCCCTCCTGCCCGTCAATCGGCCGCCCGCACATGATCCCTGGTCCTGCAGTTCGCTATGGGTTTCATCTTGCTGTGAGATGCTCAGGATGCAGGGCAAGAAAGACTCAAGATCGCCTCAAGATTGTCCGAGCGAAGTCTTCGCCAGTCTCTTTGATGCTCTTGGGACCGGCAAACTACAACGGCCTCGTCAAAGCAGCGGCAATCGGCAGCACCGGCTTAGCTTCGGCCCTCACCCTCAAACACATCGGGGATGCCGTCCTGGTCCGTGTCTGCGGTCTCGATTTCCTCGATCTTGCGGTAGTGCCGGTTGCGGGCGCGCAGGATGACGGTAGCAACCAGGGCGGAAACCAGGGAGCCGGTCAACACCGCCACCTTCGCATGGTCATGGTGCTCGCTGCCGAGGACGAAGCTGAGGTCATTGACCAGCAGAGAGACGGTAAAACCAACACCGGCGAGAATCGAGATGCCAAAGACATCGATCCATTTGAGCGTCGGGTCCAGATTGGCCTTACTGAGTTTGGTCAAGGTCCAGGTGGTCAGCATGATGCCGATGGGCTTGCCAAGGAACAGGCCAAGGATGATACCCAGGGCAACGGTATCCGTGAGGGAAGCGCCAAATCCATCCCAGCCGCCCAAGGCGACGCCCGCGGAGAAGAAAGCGAATACGGGAACGGCGAAGCCGGTTGAGAGCGGACGGAAGCGGTGCTCCAACTGCTCGGCGAGGCCGGGCCCGCCATCCGCGCCGCCGTCCTTTTTGCTCCGCAGTACAGGCACCATGAAGCCCAACAGCACTCCGGCAACGGTTGCGTGCACACCGGAGGAGTGCATCAAAGCCCAGGTGATGATGCCCAGCGGCAGCAGGATGACCCACGCGGCAATGTGGTTCTTGGCGAAGAACTTTGCGTACTTCTGGGTCAGGAATGCGAACAGCGCCAGCGGAACGAACATCAGGAGCAGGAACGGGACGTGGACTTCGGCCGTGTAGAAAAAGGCGATGATCGCGATGGCAATCAGGTCATCCACCACGGCCAGGGTGAGGATGAAGATGCGCAGGGCGCTGGGCAGGTGCGAGCTGATGACAGCGAGGACAGCGACGGCGAAGGCGATATCGGTCGCGGTGGGGATAGCCCAGCCTCGCAGCGCCTCGGGGCCGGCTGTGAGGTTGATGACCACGTAGATGAGAGCCGGAACTGCGACGCCGCCGAAGGCCGCGGCGATGGGTACGATCGCTCGGCTGGGGGAGCGCAGGTCGCCGGCGACGAATTCCCGTTTGAGCTCCAGGCCGGTGAGGAAGAAGAAGATCGCCAGCAGGCCGTCGGAGGCCCATTTCCCGATGCTCAGATCCAGGTGCCAGGGCTCGTAGCCGATCTTGAAGTCGCGGATGGCGAAGTAGCTGTCCGCGGCAGGGGAGTTGGCCCAGATCAGCGCTGCTACGGCGGCGATCAGCAGCATGATGCCGCCGACGGTTTCCTTGCGCATCAGGTCGCTGAGCCGGACATATTCCGGATAGCTGCCGCGGCTAAGAATGGTCTTCTTGCCGTTTCCGGGGGCGGGGTTAGTCACTGGTTCTCCAGACGGTTTTTGACATCACGGACGTACTCGACGACCAGACTTCCCGTCACACCGTGAGCCAGTTTACATCCCAGCGCGTGAGCTACGTCATCTGTTACTGCCTCAGGAGCCCACAGCAGACGACCCTGACGGATGTCACGCTGCGGGAGGCAAATTAGTTTGCGTTAACTAGCTGAGCGCACAGCCCAGCTGTAGGTGCCACCGGGTTTTCGGCCAGAGCCGAGCACCGGAGTTCTCCTACAACTAAAGGCTGTGCGCCCAGGTGTGTGGGGCTGTGAAGCCTGGACCTAGCGGGAAGTGTTGAGTTCTTCGTGCGAGTCCGAGCGCCCAAGGATCTCCTTGGGGATGAAGAACGCGAGGGCAAAGAGCAGCAGCCCGATGCCGAAAGCCGGAATTGCGCCGATCTGGGGCTCCAGGCCAAAGGCGACCAGGCTGGCGCAGAAGAGAACCATCATGATGACGAAGGTGATGATGTTGCTGACCAGGTGGCCTTCGCCGGAATGGGAACGCTGCTTGGGGGTTGCCATGGAACTGATTCTCCTCGTTAATGCCGTGCTAAAAGTAGTACCCAAAATTGAGCGGATTAGTATGCAGAAGTAGCTTGCTCACCGTTAACAATAGCCACTGATGAGCTCGCTCCAATTCTCGTGGCGCCGGCTTCGAGCATCGCGCGCGCGTCCTCGAGTGAACGGATGCCCCCCGATGCCTTGACTCCGAGCTCCGGTCCGACCGCCTTGCGCATCAGGGCGATGTCTTCAACGGTTGCCCCGCCGCCGCTGAAACCGGTGGAGGTTTTCACAAAATCCGCGCCCGCTTCGGCCGCGACCTCGCAGACCAAGGTCTTTTGTTCGTCGGTGAGGAAATGTGTTTCCAGAATGACCTTCAGCGCTGCCCCGCCGACGTGCACGGCATCGGCTACGGCAGCGATGTCTGTGTACAGCGAGTTGCGGTCGTTGGCACGGGCTGCGGCGATGTTGATGACCATGTCGATTTCGTCCGCGCCGTCGAGGTTGGCGCCGCGGGCCTCGTAGACCTTCACATCGGTGGGAGTGGCTCCGAATGGAAATCCGATGACGGAGCAGGTCTTTACGCCGGAACCCTTGAGCGTGTTGTGTACCAGGGCAGTCCAGAGCGGGTTGGTGCAGACAGAGGCGAACTTGTGCTCCACGGCCTCCTTGCACACGGCAAGGATGTCTTCACGGGAAGCGTCCGGCTTGAGCAGCGTGTGGTCAATGTAGGAGGCAATCCCGGACATAGTCACCCTTTCGACGGCTTGTTCTGGAGTTCCCATCTTTGCATAGAAGCATGGCCCCCGCATGGGTGACGGCGAGTCGCCTGCGACGGCGGCGAAGGGCCTCGGTCAGGCCGCCGAAAGGCGTGCCCGGGTAGTTCCAGTGCCGATCAAGTGGTGAGATATTGGGATGACACCTACCGCTGACTCACCTGCCGCCGGCGAACGCGCCCCTTTGGCATTGGTCACGGGATGTTCCGACGCCCTGGCAGGCATTCCGGCGGCGCTGCATGCAGCGGGGATAGCGGTAGTGGACGCGGCCGGGGCGGCAGGAGCACCACCGGATGTCGCCGTCGTTGCCGTGGGCCCGGACGGAAACGGAGCCGATGTTCTGGCGGGGCTCTCGGCGGAAGGCGCGGAAGGAACCGGCGGAAACCTGCCGGTCATCCTGCTGGCCGGCGAGGGCATGTCTGCGGAGGAAATTGCGGCCCTGGACGTCGCCGATTTCCTGATGGTGCCTGCCCCGGAACAGGAATTGGTGCTGCGCATCCGTACCTTGCTGCGGCGGACCAAGCGGCAGCAGCGCCGGCGTGAGTCCACCGAGCAGTTGCGCCAGCGCATCCGGGCGATTTCGGCGGCGATCCGTTCATCGAACGACCCGCAGTTCATGGCCGAACAGGTGATCGCCGGTCTGAGCGAGACTTTCGGAGCTGACCGTAGTTGGATCCGTACCTTCGGCGACGAGCGTGTCCCAACGCTGGAAATGGGCTGGGACAATGGCGGCGTCAACGCCTCCGCACCGGCCCTGCCCATGGAGGAGGCAGAGCGGATGGCGGCAATGTTGTGGGAGGACGAGACGGTCTTGGCCGTGCCGGACCACGACGGTGCGGAGCTGCCCGATTGTGAATCCTTGAGCAGAGCGGCCGGCAAGGACGGGCTCAAGACCTCCGTCATTGTGCCGCTAGGACACGGCGGCAAAGCTTTCGGTCTCCTCTGGCTCGCCGGAATAGCCACCGCGCGCGAATGGGCGCCGATCGAGCTGTCGCTGATCCAGCACGTTGCCGGCAACCTCGCCCATGGTCTGGTGCAAGGCCAGCTCATCACAGCCCAACGGCAGGTGCTGGACCGGGTACGTGAACTGGACCAGGCCAAGAGCGAATTCGTCGCCACAGTCAACCATGAATTGCGGACCCCGCTGAGTTCGATCATCGGCTATCTGGACATGATCATGGACGACGGCGTGGGCCAGCTTCCGCACGAAACAGCCAGAATGCTCGAGATTGTGGACCGTAATGCGCACCGGCTGAACAACCTCGTCGAGGATGTGCTCACGCTCTCCAGAAGCGACGCCGGAAACATCCAGCAGACCATCCGGCCGGTCCAGCTTGCCGCTTTGCTGCAGTCCGTGATCAGCACGTTGGCACCTGCGGCAGCGGCCGGTCGGATTGATCTGGGCCTTCGGGCGCCGGCTTCGGACGTTGAAGTGGACGGGGACCAGGAACAGTTGGAACAGGTGTTCGTGAACATCATCTCCAATGCGGTGAAGTTCACCCCCGCCGGCGGCAGTGTCGCCGTCGATATCAGCAGCAGCAGGAGCGACGCAGGGATCCCGCGGGCCTGCGTCAAGGTGCGTGACACCGGGATCGGCATCCCTGCCGACGAGGTCCCCAAGCTGTACGGCCGGTTCTTCCGCGCGTCCAATGCCACCGCCGCGGCCATCCAGGGCACGGGGCTCGGCCTATCCATCGTGCAGGACCTGGTGCACCAGCACGGCGGGGAACTGCACATTTCGTCCCGCCTGAACGAAGGAACCACGGTCTACGTCCAGTTGCCAGCGCGCCGCTAATGGCAGCCGCTTTGGGCAACCGCTTGAGGTAACAGCTGAAGGTAAAGGTTTCACATAAACTGGTGATGTACGTTGCCACTTCGAAGGGGAACCAATGGACTCCGCACCCGCTGAGGACCCGCGGCTGCAACAGTTGGTCGAGGGTGTCGTGAAGCTGGCCACGGGTGATCTAAGCGCCAGGATCGAGCCTTCGGAGAAACGGGACGAAATTGACGCCGTCATCACCGGCGTCAATTTGCTGGCCGAGGAGCTCCACTATATCTACTCGGACCTTGAACAGCGCGTCGAGGAGCGGACCGCGGCGCTGATCGAGGCGCAGTCCAAACTGCAGCGGATGGCGATGACGGATGCGCTCACAGGCCTGGCCAATCGTTCGACCCTGCGTGACCGGACGCAAGAGGCGCTGGCTGCGGCCGAGGGTGGGAAACGGGCGCCAGCCGTGCTGATGCTGGACCTTGATTCGTTCAAGCCGATCAACGACAGCCTCGGCCACAGTGCCGGGGACGAAGTCCTGGTGGAGGTGGGCCGCCGGCTGTCCTCGGCAGTCCGGGACACGGACACGGTGGCACGGCTGGGCGGGGACGAGTTCGCCATCCTGATTCCCGAGGCCACCGAGGCAGACGTCCGGGTGATTGCGGACCGTGCGCTGCGGGCGCTGCAAAGCAGCATCACCGTGGGCACCGTCTCTGTCTGGGCGATGGCCAGCATCGGTGTGAGCATCGGCACCGAAGGGGTTTCGGCAGCATCCCTGCTCCGCGATGCCGACGTGGCCATGTACGAGGCCAAATCGCGCGGCCGGAACAACGTCCAGATCTTCCACCCGTCGATGCTTCATGCCACGCAGCAGCGCTCGCGCACAGCCGCCGAACTGCGCAACGCCATCGAGAACGGCGAACTGTTGCTGTACTACCAGCCCGTGGTGGAGTTGGCGACCGGCAGGATCATCGGGATCGAGGCGCTGGTCCGCTGGGTGCACCCGACCCGCGGCATGATCATGCCGGAGAGCTTCATCCCGGTGGCCGAGGAAACCGGACTCATCGTGGATCTGGGCCGGTGGGTACTGCAGGAGGCGCTGCAACAGCTTAAGTCTTGGAACGACGTCGCACCCTTGCCTTCGCAGCTCAAGCTCCACCTGAATCTCTCGGCCGCGGAGCTGTTGCGGAACGACC
Encoded proteins:
- a CDS encoding M28 family peptidase; the protein is MTKMNHRRNKRVGAITAVVALALGAGLPANADNGTDTEKLREAVTADGIYNHLEQLQKIANDNGGNRAGATEGYEAGAEYIESELEDAGYDPVRQYFDYQQFIEHTPSELAQVSPTEKTYVNGTDFTTMEYSGAGDVTAAVTAVDVNFADPAASTSGCEAADFEGFTPGNIALIQRGTCTFGVKAQLAANAEASAVIIFNQGNGDDRSGLLNGTLGEAVAIPTVGTTFAVGQDLAKDPATTASVTVDAEVKDSTTFNILADTDGRADRTVVVGAHLDSVAEGPGINDNGSGSAAILETAIQMAEMYKDEDGPRNRVRFAFWGAEESGLVGSTYYVSQLSKEEIKQHALNLNFDMVGSTNFVRFVYDGDGDAFGQVGPNGSAHIEHVFNDYFTSQGLASAPTAFDGRSDYAAFIANGIPAGGLFTGAEGEKTAKEAEKFGGMEGEAYDPCYHQACDDIENVSMTALDEMSDAIAHTTLTFAETTSAVNGTAKGGSNTGTADMKFKGNAAQK
- a CDS encoding VanZ family protein codes for the protein MQGKEFGTKLALLSARLKSAVLAIRRSRPWAGLESWFRRRHDAKNEAWLLTAPAGGRRGHLPGFLLIGYLLTVALVVLWPTPVDRDASGTILKVLAKLHSFGAPDWIDYNFVETSANIVMFVPIGLLGGTLLRAGYRWIAVPAAFAVSFLIELVQDMFLPGRFGTMQDVLANTHGSALGLVILYAFLEYRRMANEDAAAEHPKQMNDGGTNR
- a CDS encoding sensor histidine kinase codes for the protein MSAVVKNALAMIGVRKQFHELNLRYRVFLSQMPLVICVALVALVAAIFFPTTLDNVAFQAGLIMLAILTAASFLVPWDRLPYPTYWVIPLLDFVVVAALRTGGAESLSGLSMLAVFPVFWLAWSGIAPVTARIISFFAPLLLVWVPVLTSGEPVTAAGLADPFLIPIIMLAICVTASIFSLSETDKQGVLEAKDRELQAVLDETRDRSRLMQTMMDTVGVGLVAVDKDGHDILMNRRQLQNHMLAAPPGNNDPNERQLHVYKPDRTSPIPPEERPVLRAVRGETFSDELVWIGEGKQQRAMSISARSMRDDDGTFAGSVVAFSDVTDLVNALAAKDDFVASVSHELRTPLTSIIGYLDLALEETQLKDPDGSMAVCLSVALRNAERLLQLVSDLLTTASGPAKIEQRSADLAEVIASCLASATPRAEEAGVVLVNESPDDLEAFIDHDRMCQVMDNLLSNAIKYSPAGGRVTVSAWRAEGSVGFEVEDHGMGIAEEDRGGVFTKFFRTPTVRRAAIPGVGLGLVITKAIVEAHGGTIDFTSELGKGTTFRVLLPAHGGDPVRPTEAASADRI
- a CDS encoding response regulator transcription factor, producing the protein MEASRVAVIVEDDRDIRDLIEAVLIQSGFEVHAAASGEEGVQAVEKHDPSIVTLDLGLPDMDGFEVARRIRLFSDSYIIMLTARAEELDTLLGLESGADDYITKPFRPRELRARVAAMLRRPRMGDTGARSPGQARVPAAPVNGPEQPGDNGQAQVAEPATNGNQAGTYSHNGLLLNHRTRTTEVDGQEIELTRTEFDLLQALMESGRVVRTKTDLVRRLRYEDYDTGSFISDADMRAIEVHIGNLRRKLGDNSREPRWLETVRGVGYRLAPKTLR
- a CDS encoding Hpt domain-containing protein, which gives rise to MPKVAPLVSLEALRRLAAELEDEETCRTFVGSFIGTWDERQARLRQAIQASDAKAAMDVVLSVKVSSAMAGAGRLSQLAGNLQVMLLRLGEDIRTSCTMDLFEEIRACGCATMVQLQADYLEPQTGDRGI
- the nhaA gene encoding Na+/H+ antiporter NhaA, translating into MTNPAPGNGKKTILSRGSYPEYVRLSDLMRKETVGGIMLLIAAVAALIWANSPAADSYFAIRDFKIGYEPWHLDLSIGKWASDGLLAIFFFLTGLELKREFVAGDLRSPSRAIVPIAAAFGGVAVPALIYVVINLTAGPEALRGWAIPTATDIAFAVAVLAVISSHLPSALRIFILTLAVVDDLIAIAIIAFFYTAEVHVPFLLLMFVPLALFAFLTQKYAKFFAKNHIAAWVILLPLGIITWALMHSSGVHATVAGVLLGFMVPVLRSKKDGGADGGPGLAEQLEHRFRPLSTGFAVPVFAFFSAGVALGGWDGFGASLTDTVALGIILGLFLGKPIGIMLTTWTLTKLSKANLDPTLKWIDVFGISILAGVGFTVSLLVNDLSFVLGSEHHDHAKVAVLTGSLVSALVATVILRARNRHYRKIEEIETADTDQDGIPDVFEGEGRS
- the deoC gene encoding deoxyribose-phosphate aldolase translates to MGTPEQAVERVTMSGIASYIDHTLLKPDASREDILAVCKEAVEHKFASVCTNPLWTALVHNTLKGSGVKTCSVIGFPFGATPTDVKVYEARGANLDGADEIDMVINIAAARANDRNSLYTDIAAVADAVHVGGAALKVILETHFLTDEQKTLVCEVAAEAGADFVKTSTGFSGGGATVEDIALMRKAVGPELGVKASGGIRSLEDARAMLEAGATRIGASSSVAIVNGEQATSAY
- a CDS encoding ATP-binding protein, giving the protein MTPTADSPAAGERAPLALVTGCSDALAGIPAALHAAGIAVVDAAGAAGAPPDVAVVAVGPDGNGADVLAGLSAEGAEGTGGNLPVILLAGEGMSAEEIAALDVADFLMVPAPEQELVLRIRTLLRRTKRQQRRRESTEQLRQRIRAISAAIRSSNDPQFMAEQVIAGLSETFGADRSWIRTFGDERVPTLEMGWDNGGVNASAPALPMEEAERMAAMLWEDETVLAVPDHDGAELPDCESLSRAAGKDGLKTSVIVPLGHGGKAFGLLWLAGIATAREWAPIELSLIQHVAGNLAHGLVQGQLITAQRQVLDRVRELDQAKSEFVATVNHELRTPLSSIIGYLDMIMDDGVGQLPHETARMLEIVDRNAHRLNNLVEDVLTLSRSDAGNIQQTIRPVQLAALLQSVISTLAPAAAAGRIDLGLRAPASDVEVDGDQEQLEQVFVNIISNAVKFTPAGGSVAVDISSSRSDAGIPRACVKVRDTGIGIPADEVPKLYGRFFRASNATAAAIQGTGLGLSIVQDLVHQHGGELHISSRLNEGTTVYVQLPARR
- a CDS encoding putative bifunctional diguanylate cyclase/phosphodiesterase: MDSAPAEDPRLQQLVEGVVKLATGDLSARIEPSEKRDEIDAVITGVNLLAEELHYIYSDLEQRVEERTAALIEAQSKLQRMAMTDALTGLANRSTLRDRTQEALAAAEGGKRAPAVLMLDLDSFKPINDSLGHSAGDEVLVEVGRRLSSAVRDTDTVARLGGDEFAILIPEATEADVRVIADRALRALQSSITVGTVSVWAMASIGVSIGTEGVSAASLLRDADVAMYEAKSRGRNNVQIFHPSMLHATQQRSRTAAELRNAIENGELLLYYQPVVELATGRIIGIEALVRWVHPTRGMIMPESFIPVAEETGLIVDLGRWVLQEALQQLKSWNDVAPLPSQLKLHLNLSAAELLRNDLLEDIARSLERRGIDPGRLVFEITETVLMTRETEEAQVLGKIRGLGVGLQIDDFGTGYSSISYLRSLPADTVKVDQSLIEGMDNDAGQQTFVAAVLQLIESAGLQAIVEGIETAEQVSQLRRLGCRFGQGYYFGRPLPAAETVALLNSPLPSA